In a genomic window of Mucilaginibacter sp. KACC 22063:
- a CDS encoding TonB-dependent receptor domain-containing protein, which produces MRNTILKILIAVVLPFTSAMAQKSGTVTGHLFDGQQKPVEFASVHLLAAKDSAMVTGTMSEINTGAFTFKNIAPGNYIVRVSYIGYDRQFKNIALQQGETLNIDIKLNASVKALAGVVISGKRPLIEAKSDRIVFNISNTVFGSGYDAIQLLEKAPGIYVNPQSESISLNGKQGTTVMVDGKKTYLAGSDLAAFLKSFQSNTIDKIEIISNPGAKYDAQGGGGIINIITKKASLDGTTGTINAGVAVGQSKRTNEGFSINHKSGKVIIYGGYNFSYRNSRSKEQLELDYLNPQNANEVTNIHNSYTYSPYKTYAHNYRVGLDFNASPKTAFNILFTGFNFKKNLYAYSNTNILQAANVVDSVLNNNTFTKDNKHQYSGNLSFKHSIDSTKIITAEVNYSAYNSSQFNNIENTYTIPGSAVPIGGLDLRNNLPTKINIWVAKTDYEQSLGKGKLEAGLKFSTVNTDNNAQYELFNNNQWVNDPTRSNYFKYKESISAGYAVYSNKLGTYEYKLGLRGELTNSDGNLVTTQNVVKRQYFNLFPSLILSKDINKDNSLNLSYSRRINRPSYQDLNPFIYFMDIYTYSQGNPFLKPEYTNTIDLTYTLKNTYVASAGYSVTSSTINYVTQRETDDSRITRISAQNLKNLYQYYINFTIPIEVAKWLSIYNNINISHLEYQKNDVSQITNSGFYGVYGISNYFKLPDHWQPQLSGYFQSSMPSGIYHYSPQYQVTLGLQKSFDKGPTLRLTYNDVFKSARAKSVAVLPDLITRDVYRWDSNFLQFSISYPFGSKKIKPSNKNSAGDEQSRIK; this is translated from the coding sequence ATGCGGAACACAATACTTAAAATATTAATTGCAGTTGTTTTGCCTTTTACATCTGCTATGGCCCAAAAAAGCGGAACTGTAACCGGGCATTTATTTGACGGCCAGCAAAAACCTGTAGAATTTGCCAGTGTGCATTTATTAGCTGCAAAAGATTCGGCCATGGTTACCGGTACGATGAGCGAGATAAATACCGGGGCATTTACTTTTAAGAATATTGCACCGGGTAATTATATTGTCAGGGTAAGTTACATCGGCTATGACAGGCAATTCAAAAACATAGCCTTGCAGCAAGGCGAAACTTTAAATATTGATATAAAACTTAATGCAAGTGTAAAAGCACTTGCAGGTGTGGTGATATCAGGTAAAAGGCCATTAATAGAAGCAAAAAGCGACCGCATTGTATTTAATATTAGTAATACCGTGTTTGGTAGTGGTTATGATGCCATACAATTGCTTGAAAAAGCGCCAGGCATATATGTTAACCCTCAAAGTGAAAGCATTTCATTAAACGGCAAGCAGGGTACTACAGTAATGGTAGACGGCAAGAAAACTTACCTTGCAGGCTCAGATCTGGCGGCCTTTCTAAAAAGCTTTCAAAGCAATACCATTGACAAAATTGAAATAATATCTAATCCCGGTGCAAAGTACGATGCCCAGGGCGGCGGCGGTATTATCAACATCATTACAAAAAAGGCCAGCCTCGATGGTACTACTGGTACCATTAATGCAGGTGTTGCAGTGGGTCAATCAAAAAGAACCAATGAGGGCTTCAGCATTAATCACAAAAGCGGCAAAGTAATTATATATGGAGGTTACAATTTCTCTTATCGCAACTCCAGGTCAAAAGAGCAGCTTGAACTTGATTATTTGAATCCTCAAAATGCTAATGAGGTTACCAATATCCATAATTCATACACCTACAGCCCATATAAAACATATGCACATAATTATCGTGTAGGGCTTGATTTTAATGCATCGCCTAAAACAGCTTTCAATATCTTATTTACCGGCTTCAATTTTAAAAAGAACCTGTATGCGTATAGTAACACAAATATTTTGCAGGCAGCTAATGTTGTCGATTCTGTGCTGAACAATAATACATTTACTAAAGACAATAAGCATCAATACAGCGGTAATTTAAGTTTTAAACACAGTATTGATTCTACTAAGATCATCACTGCTGAGGTTAACTACTCTGCTTACAACTCTTCGCAGTTTAACAATATTGAGAACACGTACACTATTCCCGGAAGTGCCGTCCCCATCGGTGGGCTTGATCTGCGTAACAACCTGCCTACAAAAATCAATATCTGGGTGGCTAAAACAGATTACGAACAATCATTAGGTAAAGGCAAACTGGAAGCCGGATTGAAATTCAGTACGGTTAATACAGACAATAATGCACAATACGAGCTTTTTAACAACAATCAATGGGTTAATGACCCTACAAGAAGTAATTATTTTAAATATAAAGAATCAATAAGTGCAGGCTATGCTGTTTACAGCAACAAGTTAGGCACTTACGAATATAAGCTTGGCCTACGTGGCGAGCTGACAAATTCTGACGGTAACCTGGTCACTACACAAAATGTTGTAAAACGCCAGTATTTTAATCTGTTCCCTTCGCTGATACTTAGCAAGGACATTAATAAAGATAACTCACTTAATTTATCGTACAGCCGCAGGATCAACCGCCCCAGCTATCAGGATCTTAACCCGTTCATATACTTCATGGATATCTATACCTACAGCCAGGGAAATCCATTTCTTAAACCAGAATACACAAATACAATAGACCTTACATACACTTTAAAGAATACTTACGTAGCCTCAGCCGGTTATTCTGTTACATCAAGCACCATCAATTATGTTACGCAAAGGGAAACAGATGATTCGCGCATAACACGTATCAGTGCCCAGAACCTTAAAAACTTATACCAGTATTATATAAATTTCACCATACCTATAGAAGTAGCTAAATGGCTTTCTATTTATAACAACATTAATATATCTCACCTCGAGTACCAGAAAAATGATGTGAGCCAGATAACCAATTCGGGTTTTTACGGTGTATATGGTATCAGTAATTATTTCAAACTTCCTGATCATTGGCAGCCGCAATTATCTGGTTATTTCCAATCGTCAATGCCAAGTGGTATCTATCATTACAGTCCGCAGTATCAGGTTACTTTAGGCCTGCAAAAAAGTTTTGACAAAGGCCCAACATTAAGGCTTACCTACAATGACGTATTTAAATCGGCACGTGCAAAATCAGTGGCAGTGCTTCCAGACCTTATAACGCGTGACGTATACCGTTGGGATTCAAATTTTTTACAGTTTTCAATCAGCTATCCCTTTGGATCTAAAAAAATTAAACCATCAAACAAAAATTCAGCAGGAGATGAGCAAAGTAGAATTAAATAG
- a CDS encoding class I lanthipeptide, which translates to MKKKPIKVTKSLSLDKETVAKLDENQLNEVAGGGTTNTCNGNQPAQQFEEAAALIDINSCQACSCNGK; encoded by the coding sequence ATGAAAAAGAAACCAATTAAGGTGACCAAATCGCTTTCATTAGACAAAGAGACCGTTGCCAAGCTTGATGAAAATCAGCTGAATGAGGTTGCAGGCGGTGGTACAACCAACACTTGTAACGGAAATCAACCGGCTCAACAATTTGAAGAAGCAGCAGCACTTATTGACATCAATTCATGTCAGGCATGTTCTTGTAACGGTAAATAA
- a CDS encoding class I lanthipeptide has protein sequence MKKKPIKVSKSLSLDKETISKLDENQLNEVAGGGTTNTCNNQPAQPAAEFNLIDVKSCQACSCNG, from the coding sequence ATGAAAAAGAAACCTATCAAAGTAAGCAAATCGCTGTCATTAGACAAAGAAACCATTTCAAAACTTGATGAAAATCAATTAAATGAAGTAGCAGGTGGTGGCACTACCAATACCTGTAACAATCAGCCTGCACAACCTGCAGCCGAATTTAATTTGATTGACGTTAAATCATGCCAAGCTTGTTCTTGTAACGGCTAA
- a CDS encoding class I lanthipeptide: protein MKKKPVKITKSLLLDKETIQKLNDDQLNEIAGGGNTDTCNGTPPPAQAFEANLALPSCHACSCN, encoded by the coding sequence ATGAAAAAGAAACCTGTAAAAATCACCAAATCATTATTGCTGGACAAAGAGACTATCCAGAAACTTAACGATGACCAGTTAAATGAGATTGCCGGCGGCGGCAACACAGATACCTGTAATGGTACCCCACCTCCGGCGCAGGCATTTGAAGCAAACCTTGCCCTTCCATCATGTCATGCATGTTCTTGTAATTAA
- a CDS encoding class I lanthipeptide, producing the protein MKKKPIKVSKSLSLDKETISKLDENQLNEVAGGGTTNTCNNQTPQQPVAQEFAADLIDINSCQACSCNKG; encoded by the coding sequence ATGAAAAAGAAACCAATTAAAGTAAGCAAATCTCTGTCATTAGACAAAGAAACCATTTCGAAACTTGATGAAAATCAATTAAACGAAGTAGCAGGCGGTGGTACTACAAACACTTGTAACAACCAGACACCTCAGCAGCCTGTTGCGCAAGAATTTGCAGCAGATCTAATTGATATTAACTCTTGCCAGGCTTGTTCTTGCAACAAAGGTTAA
- a CDS encoding class I lanthipeptide: protein MKKQNSKIKRLFSLNKETILKLNEAQLAEIAGGADAPNTTGASSCNIFTCNPDNCKANGGAHENTELNK from the coding sequence ATGAAAAAACAGAATTCAAAAATTAAACGCCTTTTCAGCCTCAACAAGGAAACTATTTTAAAACTAAACGAGGCACAATTAGCTGAAATTGCCGGAGGAGCCGATGCGCCCAACACTACCGGTGCATCGTCATGTAATATATTTACCTGTAACCCTGATAACTGTAAAGCTAACGGTGGCGCGCATGAAAACACTGAATTAAATAAATAA
- a CDS encoding class I lanthipeptide, giving the protein MKKKRIHLQSLSFEKETIAKLNEHQLGNIHGGINKETDPNKCSCPVMSCIHLTESCLTVPKQDPEEN; this is encoded by the coding sequence ATGAAAAAGAAACGCATACATCTACAGTCGCTTTCTTTTGAGAAAGAAACTATTGCAAAGCTTAATGAGCATCAACTTGGAAACATACATGGCGGCATAAATAAAGAAACCGATCCAAATAAATGCTCATGCCCTGTAATGTCATGTATTCACCTTACAGAATCTTGCCTGACAGTTCCTAAACAGGATCCTGAGGAAAATTAA